Proteins encoded by one window of Thermodesulfobacteriota bacterium:
- a CDS encoding NAD(P)/FAD-dependent oxidoreductase has protein sequence MGAPDAVVVGAGPNGLAAAVALARQGLSVEVREAGETVGGGCRSRELTLPGFTHDVCAAVHPLGVSSPFLRRLPLADHGLAWVHPPAPLAHPLDDGTAVLLERDLAATKAGLGPDARAWGELFAPLAQAWFDLVEDLLAPPLHRVRHPLAYARFGLRALRSARGLAEGRFRGGRA, from the coding sequence ATGGGCGCGCCCGACGCCGTCGTGGTGGGGGCGGGCCCCAACGGCCTGGCCGCCGCCGTGGCGCTGGCCCGGCAGGGGCTCTCCGTGGAGGTGCGGGAAGCCGGGGAGACGGTCGGGGGCGGGTGCCGGTCCCGGGAGCTCACCCTGCCCGGGTTCACCCACGACGTGTGCGCCGCGGTCCACCCCCTGGGGGTGAGCTCCCCCTTCCTGCGCCGGCTGCCCCTGGCGGACCACGGCCTGGCCTGGGTGCACCCCCCGGCGCCCCTGGCCCATCCCCTGGACGACGGGACCGCGGTCCTCCTGGAGCGCGACCTCGCGGCCACCAAGGCGGGGCTCGGGCCCGACGCCCGGGCCTGGGGGGAGCTCTTCGCCCCTTTGGCGCAGGCCTGGTTCGACCTCGTGGAGGACCTCCTCGCCCCTCCGCTCCACCGGGTGCGCCACCCCCTGGCCTACGCCCGCTTCGGCCTGCGCGCCCTGCGCTCGGCCCGGGGCCTGGCCGAGGGCCGTTTCCGGGGCGGCCGGGCCC